The Osmerus eperlanus chromosome 12, fOsmEpe2.1, whole genome shotgun sequence genome has a segment encoding these proteins:
- the LOC134031361 gene encoding testis-expressed protein 47-like isoform X1, translating to MAGNSLPSTLAANVCVNVYYNAYKNSLFADYDKQKSNDKKEFVHRLVYVATTSSQFNSEEKRTTIGEYYDGFLSKFQKNTQTEGVTGVLLLYPKCIIHVLESSADVLTLLLKDLSNMEQNPSSPLQQGRILVTSHMIPSRLFPSWGYRFVTPPLSLQDASLQAEPVETLVPDCLAVIYKLCLRLLKRKQDTFPGLDVQEQALVLEEDTVLHLCHSPVLRSPSTYLEVYTKPQHILMDSEIVWPTHRRLCW from the exons ATGGCCGGAAATTCTCTGCCCTCGACTTTAGCTGCCAATGTTTGCGTGAACGTATATTATAACGCATACAAAAACTCATTGTTTGCCGACTACGATAAGCAGAAATCAAATGACAAA AAAGAATTTGTTCACAGATTGGTGTATGTGGCAACTACATCTTCACAATTTAACTCAGAAGAAAAAAGGACCACTATTGGAG AGTACTACGATGGTTTTTTATcaaagtttcagaaaaacacacagactgAGGGAGTTACTGGTGTCCTCCTGTTGTATCCTAAATGTATCATCCACGTACTAGAG TCCTCTGCAGATGTTCTGACACTGCTCCTGAAAGATCTAAGCAACATGGAGCAAAATCCCAG cTCTCCTCTGCAGCAGGGGAGGATCCTGGTGACGTCTCACATGATCCCGAGCCGGCTGTTCCCGTCGTGGGGTTACCGTTTTGTGACTCCGCCCCTCAGCCTGCAGGACGCCTCCCTGCAGGCCGAGCCTGTGGAGACACTGGTTCCTGACTGTCTGGCCGTCATCTACAAGCTCTGTCTCCGCCTGCTCAAACGAAAA caggaCACCTTCCCAGGGCTGGATGTCCAGGAGCAGGCTTTGGTTCTTGAGGAGGACACCGTCCTTCACCTCTGTCACAGTCCCGTACTGCGCTCTCCCTCCACCTATCTGGAGGTCTACACCAAGCCCCAACACATCCTCATGGACTCTG AAATTGTGTGGCCAACCCATCGTAGGCTATGCTGGTAG
- the LOC134031361 gene encoding testis-expressed protein 47-like isoform X3 — translation MTKLVYVATTSSQFNSEEKRTTIGEYYDGFLSKFQKNTQTEGVTGVLLLYPKCIIHVLESSADVLTLLLKDLSNMEQNPSSPLQQGRILVTSHMIPSRLFPSWGYRFVTPPLSLQDASLQAEPVETLVPDCLAVIYKLCLRLLKRKQDTFPGLDVQEQALVLEEDTVLHLCHSPVLRSPSTYLEVYTKPQHILMDSEIVWPTHRRLCW, via the exons ATGACAAA ATTGGTGTATGTGGCAACTACATCTTCACAATTTAACTCAGAAGAAAAAAGGACCACTATTGGAG AGTACTACGATGGTTTTTTATcaaagtttcagaaaaacacacagactgAGGGAGTTACTGGTGTCCTCCTGTTGTATCCTAAATGTATCATCCACGTACTAGAG TCCTCTGCAGATGTTCTGACACTGCTCCTGAAAGATCTAAGCAACATGGAGCAAAATCCCAG cTCTCCTCTGCAGCAGGGGAGGATCCTGGTGACGTCTCACATGATCCCGAGCCGGCTGTTCCCGTCGTGGGGTTACCGTTTTGTGACTCCGCCCCTCAGCCTGCAGGACGCCTCCCTGCAGGCCGAGCCTGTGGAGACACTGGTTCCTGACTGTCTGGCCGTCATCTACAAGCTCTGTCTCCGCCTGCTCAAACGAAAA caggaCACCTTCCCAGGGCTGGATGTCCAGGAGCAGGCTTTGGTTCTTGAGGAGGACACCGTCCTTCACCTCTGTCACAGTCCCGTACTGCGCTCTCCCTCCACCTATCTGGAGGTCTACACCAAGCCCCAACACATCCTCATGGACTCTG AAATTGTGTGGCCAACCCATCGTAGGCTATGCTGGTAG
- the LOC134031361 gene encoding testis-expressed protein 47-like isoform X2, which yields MAGNSLPSTLAANVCVNVYYNAYKNSLFADYDKQKSNDKKEFVHRLVYVATTSSQFNSEEKRTTIGEYYDGFLSKFQKNTQTEGVTGVLLLYPKCIIHVLESSADVLTLLLKDLSNMEQNPSSPLQQGRILVTSHMIPSRLFPSWGYRFVTPPLSLQDASLQAEPVETLVPDCLAVIYKLCLRLLKRKDTFPGLDVQEQALVLEEDTVLHLCHSPVLRSPSTYLEVYTKPQHILMDSEIVWPTHRRLCW from the exons ATGGCCGGAAATTCTCTGCCCTCGACTTTAGCTGCCAATGTTTGCGTGAACGTATATTATAACGCATACAAAAACTCATTGTTTGCCGACTACGATAAGCAGAAATCAAATGACAAA AAAGAATTTGTTCACAGATTGGTGTATGTGGCAACTACATCTTCACAATTTAACTCAGAAGAAAAAAGGACCACTATTGGAG AGTACTACGATGGTTTTTTATcaaagtttcagaaaaacacacagactgAGGGAGTTACTGGTGTCCTCCTGTTGTATCCTAAATGTATCATCCACGTACTAGAG TCCTCTGCAGATGTTCTGACACTGCTCCTGAAAGATCTAAGCAACATGGAGCAAAATCCCAG cTCTCCTCTGCAGCAGGGGAGGATCCTGGTGACGTCTCACATGATCCCGAGCCGGCTGTTCCCGTCGTGGGGTTACCGTTTTGTGACTCCGCCCCTCAGCCTGCAGGACGCCTCCCTGCAGGCCGAGCCTGTGGAGACACTGGTTCCTGACTGTCTGGCCGTCATCTACAAGCTCTGTCTCCGCCTGCTCAAACGAAAA gaCACCTTCCCAGGGCTGGATGTCCAGGAGCAGGCTTTGGTTCTTGAGGAGGACACCGTCCTTCACCTCTGTCACAGTCCCGTACTGCGCTCTCCCTCCACCTATCTGGAGGTCTACACCAAGCCCCAACACATCCTCATGGACTCTG AAATTGTGTGGCCAACCCATCGTAGGCTATGCTGGTAG
- the LOC134031360 gene encoding uncharacterized protein LOC134031360 isoform X2, whose product MCPATQSYATSPPPPLPRGTAREGGHTGGANPSGLCVGTPGAGPMGPSPHMMRRGTKKPAPAPPKPANPPPGQPSNPSPGSAQSLSPSPPARLQPLPTSPTAQPCAIPRRHSNNQPHIQAPNHPPPQPPSQVSPPPQPRALPQPQGDPLGTEPSPPDTPTPPDTPPPSSAPQDSPGAPSATPFQSGSLPRPRPVPKPRNRPSIPPPPQPPQPCRRHQRPLQHGIQDHGPRPLPEGVHQSLRP is encoded by the exons aggaACGGctcgggagggggggcacacaggCGGCGCCAACCCCTCAGGGCTGTGCGTGGGGACCCCCGGGGCCGGACCCATGGGGCCCAGTCCTCACATGATGCGCAGAG GTACAAAGAAAccagcccccgcccctcctAAACCAGCTAACCCCCCTCCAGGCCAGCCCAGTAACCCCTCCCCAGGCTCCGCCCAGTCCCTAAGCCCCTCTCCCCCGGCCCGTCTCCAGccactccccacctcccccacggCCCAGCCCTGCGCCATCCCCAGACGCCACTCCAACAACCAGCCCCACATCCAGGCCCccaaccacccccctccccagcccccctcgcaggtcagcccccccccccagccaagagctctcccccagccccaagGGGACCCCCTCGGGACGGAGCCCTCCCCTCcagacacccccaccccaccagacaccccCCCGCCGTCCTCTGCCCCCCAGGACAGCCCTGGCGCCCCCTCAGCCACGCCCTTCCAGTCAGGATCCCTCCCCAGGCCGCGGCCGGTGCCCAAGCCCAGGAACAGGCCcagcatcccccctcctccgcagCCCCCCCAACCCTGCCGGCGACACCAACGGCCTCTGCAGCACGGCATACAAGATCATGG ACCCCGCCCTCTCCCTGAAGGGGTTCACCAGAGCCTTCGTCCCTGA
- the LOC134031360 gene encoding rho GTPase-activating protein 17-like isoform X1: protein MCPATQSYATSPPPPLPRGTAREGGHTGGANPSGLCVGTPGAGPMGPSPHMMRRGTKKPAPAPPKPANPPPGQPSNPSPGSAQSLSPSPPARLQPLPTSPTAQPCAIPRRHSNNQPHIQAPNHPPPQPPSQVSPPPQPRALPQPQGDPLGTEPSPPDTPTPPDTPPPSSAPQDSPGAPSATPFQSGSLPRPRPVPKPRNRPSIPPPPQPPQPCRRHQRPLQHGIQDHGLRIACDRDPALSLKGFTRAFVPDFAVDQQPVAAAPVPSHRDSELDTESTVL from the exons aggaACGGctcgggagggggggcacacaggCGGCGCCAACCCCTCAGGGCTGTGCGTGGGGACCCCCGGGGCCGGACCCATGGGGCCCAGTCCTCACATGATGCGCAGAG GTACAAAGAAAccagcccccgcccctcctAAACCAGCTAACCCCCCTCCAGGCCAGCCCAGTAACCCCTCCCCAGGCTCCGCCCAGTCCCTAAGCCCCTCTCCCCCGGCCCGTCTCCAGccactccccacctcccccacggCCCAGCCCTGCGCCATCCCCAGACGCCACTCCAACAACCAGCCCCACATCCAGGCCCccaaccacccccctccccagcccccctcgcaggtcagcccccccccccagccaagagctctcccccagccccaagGGGACCCCCTCGGGACGGAGCCCTCCCCTCcagacacccccaccccaccagacaccccCCCGCCGTCCTCTGCCCCCCAGGACAGCCCTGGCGCCCCCTCAGCCACGCCCTTCCAGTCAGGATCCCTCCCCAGGCCGCGGCCGGTGCCCAAGCCCAGGAACAGGCCcagcatcccccctcctccgcagCCCCCCCAACCCTGCCGGCGACACCAACGGCCTCTGCAGCACGGCATACAAGATCATGG GTTAAGGATCGCTTGTGACAGAG ACCCCGCCCTCTCCCTGAAGGGGTTCACCAGAGCCTTCGTCCCTGACTTCGCTGTGGACCAGCAGCCAGTGGCGGCCGCCCCCGTGCCCTCTCACAGAGACTCTGAGCTGGACACTGAGAGCACCGTCCTGTGA